The Dehalococcoides mccartyi CG5 genome contains the following window.
TGTGAATATAATCCGTTTGGCGATATTCGGATAATGGTTCAGCACGTATGCGTACAGGTTTTTACCATTCATAACGGGAGTGCGTATATCTACCAGACAGAGGTCAAATGTATCTCTCTGGATAAGTGATTGACCTATCTGTCCATTTATAGCTATGGTGACATCAAGCCCCATGCCTTCCAGAGTGCGCAAGCATACCTGGCATATGGAGGGTTCGTCTTCAACTACCAGTACCCTGTATTTTTTATCAGTCATAGAGTCCTGTCTGTTGGAAGGAAAGTTTGGATTGTTAGAATGGGTAATGAATTTGTACTAATGGTATTGTACCACAGAGTTGCCAGCTGTCAATAGAGAGGTATAGTAAAGTGTTAAAAAGGCAAAAAAGAGGTCAAAAAATACTTAAAACTTGAATTTACCCTGCTGGATAAGGTAGCCGCAGGCAAGCCCGACGAGTAATCCCCCCAGATGTCCCTGCCAGGCAACCGACGGAAGGAAGGACAGGATAATAAAGCTGCCAATGACTGCAATCCAGAGAGGGATGGGTATTGGCAGAGGGAAGACCATAACCTTGGAGTTCGGGCGAAGTACTGCCAGAGCTCCGCCAAGTGCAAAAACCGCCCCTGAAGCACCTATTACATATCCGTATGAACCGGCGTTTAGTAGTATAAACAGCAAACTGCCTGCCAGACCGCCCCCGAAGAATATTATCAGCCAACTGCGCTGGCTTATCATCTGGAGCAGGGCATTGCCGAAGAAATACAGGGTGAGCATATTGGCAAAAAGATGCCAGAGGTCTGCGTGGACAAACAGGCTGGTTACAATAGTCCAAGGGTGGCTGATGGCGGTTGCAGGTTGAAGCGCAAGGTACGGCCCAAGCTGAGGAACGAAATTAACCCCGAAGAATACAACCACGCAGGTGATTATTATCAGAAGTATGACATCCGGCTGGTTACGGTAGTTTGAAAATTTCATATGCAGTAATTCTGACAGTTTTATCCAAGGTGTGTCAAATTTTTATTGACAGGCGGATTTGAGTGGCACTAAAGTCTTATCAGTAAGGTATTGATGAGGTGAAACTATGCCCACGCTTATTCTCTCCCGTAAAGATATTTCCGGACTGATTTCCATGCCGGTGGTTATACAGGCAGTAGAGCAGGCTTTTAAGGACTGGGCGGTGGGGTTGGCGGATATGCCCTCTAAAGTGTATCTGACACTTCCCGGAGGGGATTTCAGGGCTATGCCGGCCTCCTTGCCGGGTGCGGCCGGAATAAAATGGGTAAATGTCCATCCCGGAAACAGGGCTTTGCATATGCCTACCGTAATGGGGCTTATAATTTAC
Protein-coding sequences here:
- a CDS encoding response regulator, translating into MTDKKYRVLVVEDEPSICQVCLRTLEGMGLDVTIAINGQIGQSLIQRDTFDLCLVDIRTPVMNGKNLYAYVLNHYPNIAKRIIFTTGDLLDETTRGFLDATGQPFLPKPFTPNDLKTIITETFQKLGEQN
- a CDS encoding rhomboid family intramembrane serine protease, with the protein product MKFSNYRNQPDVILLIIITCVVVFFGVNFVPQLGPYLALQPATAISHPWTIVTSLFVHADLWHLFANMLTLYFFGNALLQMISQRSWLIIFFGGGLAGSLLFILLNAGSYGYVIGASGAVFALGGALAVLRPNSKVMVFPLPIPIPLWIAVIGSFIILSFLPSVAWQGHLGGLLVGLACGYLIQQGKFKF